In the Oryzias latipes chromosome 9, ASM223467v1 genome, one interval contains:
- the LOC101165124 gene encoding uncharacterized protein LOC101165124 isoform X2, whose protein sequence is MAFQRRDSEDNIDKSLDQRDSNDDERPDLSELRVVLIGNDWSDRCFVEEVLLGASLARNKGETDRCLCTKRLVDNKNLVIVNTPDLLSDKFTSFQLLKHMNDCLRLSAPGPNVFLLVLKPQNFTEDHKQKLCRILEHFSAEAFKHSLIVIRSSREDFSEMWERFMTLSHLADLKEKCRSTFLVNQTTDTLKLLEQLELIVRANGRKSLICKAFLDSAITPPLYADASFRIVLLGKGEEKKTQLGNFIVDRWDRSSKSSVVTSVFKSGKWGDIPLTVVKTPNFFHQSDEMIKKEIKKSVDFCKPGPNVLLLLIKPSKFTEKKRQALSSILSLFSEDAFKHSMVVMTHDGAETASARELLKACDGRQYSMSEHNHQSLMKMIEKIVLQNEGSFLTFKETAVYKEKKPTLNLVLWGTRQPEKTLVAKTILGPNYTYPVPSGDCVRNLRELCGLCVSVVELPPLHKKPHDEVMKMSIKSVSLSDPAGVDAFILVLPVGPLPDEDQEELKTIQSTFGSQVNDFTMIVFTVEVDPTTPTIVKFIKENKDIQKLCQSCGGRYIILNIRNKQQISELLEAAEIMKHFQESQMSYTTKTYACVQKEKVKIKDEHSYELVDELEDTSLDVSTDLRIVLIGKTGSGKSSSGNTILGRDEFMAKSDQKSVTKKCQKAQTKIGARQVTVVDTPGLFDTTLSNEQVSEELKRCISLLAPGPHVFLLVLGIGRFTEEERETLKLIKKVFGKNSQKFTIILLTRGDELQYHSMTPEEYLEGGDEFFKSIVQECGGRYQVFNNYNKQTRPQQARELIEKIDEMLKDNGGTCFTNEMLREAEEAIQKEMKKIMRSKHEEIQKTENEIKIQLQEELEWVQMKVEEGKADLKEKKRVKDAELEYIYENLNYKKTKRKKDFDRREEEDRRKKAEEEQEEKDFYTKLKRLEEKLKMSSDEEEKRETQEIYESLIEKEENRKKEMREYWEKHQEEIKQKEQQAERKIKTLEKEYEEKKMNCEEEEKKELAELEKLEKEPMEKYGKLMAEMLQHHEEKARLQAEEHNEFREKYETNFAGLMEEHREELQKLEQMHAREVEEAKKQYRLRDELSSFNEKQFKEELLQKQKEQEKMKKELEEQLEKDLRKLKEKYENRCVIQ, encoded by the exons ATGGCTTTCCAAAGGCGTGACAGCGAGGATAATATTGATAAATCACTAG ATCAAAGGGACAGTAATGATGACGAGCGACCTGACT TGTCAGAGCTGAGGGTGGTTCTAATAGGGAACGACTGGTCCGACAGGTGTTTCGTTGAAGAAGTTCTACTGGGAGCTTCTCTAGCCAGGAATAAGggagagacagacagatgtCTCTGCACAAAAAGACTGGTAGATAACAAAAATCTAGTCATTGTAAACACTCCAGATCTGCTGTCTGACAAGTTTACCAGTTTCCAACTTTTAAAACACATGAATGATTGTCTGAGACTGTCTGCCCCTGGACCCAATGTCTTCCTCCTGGTTCTGAAACCCCAAAACTTCACAGAAGATCACAAACAGAAGCTTTGCCGGATCCTTGAACACTTCAGCGCTGAAGCATTTAAGCATTCCCTGATTGTAATACGATCATCAAGAGAGGATTTTTCAGAGATGTGGGAGCGTTTTATGACCCTTTCACATTTAGCAGATCTGAAAGAGAAATGTAGAAGCACATTTTTAGTTAACCAGACCACAGACACTCTGAAGCTGCTGGAGCAGTTGGAGCTTATTGTGAGAGCCAACGGAAGGAAAAGTTTAATCTGCAAAGCATTTCTGGATTCAGCTATCACTCCTCCTCTATATGCAG ATGCTTCATTCAGGATTGTGCTGCTGGgaaaaggtgaagaaaaaaagacacagctGGGAAACTTCATAGTTGACCGATGGGATCGTTCAAGTAAAAGCTCAGTGGTCACCAGTGTTTTCAAGAGTGGAAAATGGGGAGACATTCCTTTAACTGTCGTTAAAACTCCAAATTTCTTTCATCAGTCAGacgaaatgataaaaaaagagataaagaaaagtgTGGACTTTTGCAAACCTGGACCAAACGTTCTTCTGCTGCTAATCAAACCCTCAAAGTTCACAGAAAAGAAGAGACAAGCCCTTTCTTCCATTCTCAGTCTGTTCAGTGAAGACGCTTTCAAACACTCGATGGTCGTCATGACCCATGATGGGGCTGAAACCGCCTCAGCCAGAGAGCTGCTGAAAGCCTGTGATGGACGCCAGTACAGCATGTCTGAACATAACCACCAATCACTGATGAAGATGATCGAGAAGATTGTTTTACAAAACGAAGGATCCTTCCTCACCTTTAAGGAAACTGCCGTGTACAAAGAGAAGAAACCAACTTTGAACCTGGTTCTGTGGGGGACGAGACAACCTGAAAAGACTTTAGTAGCCAAGACAATTTTGGGCCCAAACTACACGTATCCAGTCCCCTCAGGCGATTGTGTGAGGAATCTGAGGGAGCTGTGtggtctttgtgtgtctgtggtggAGCTGCCTCCTCTTCACAAAAAACCTCATGATGAAGTGATGAAGATGTCTATCAAGAGTGTCTCCCTCAGTGACCCTGCGGGCGTTGATGCCTTCATCCTGGTCCTGCCGGTTGGTCCACTCCCTGATGAAGACCAGGAAGAGCTGAAGACCATCCAGAGCACATTTGGTTCTCAAGTGAACGACTTTACCATGATTGTTTTCACTGTGGAGGTAGATCCCACCACCCCTACTATTGTTAAGTTCATTAAAGAGAACAAAGACATCCAGAAGCTCTGTCAGAGCTGTGGAGGAAGATACATCATCCTCAACATCAGGAACAAGCAGCAGATCTCAGAGCTGCTGGAAGCAGCTGAAATAATGAAGCATTTTCAGGAATCACAAATGTCTTATACCACAAAGACATATGCATGCGTGCAGAAAgagaaagtgaaaataaaagatgaacACAGTTATGAGCTGGTGGATGAACTTGAAGACACGT CACTCGATGTCTCAACCGACCTCCGCATTGTTCTGATTGGGAAGACTGGCAGTGGGAAGAGCTCCTCTGGAAACACCATTTTAGGAAGGGATGAATTCATGGCTAAATCTGATCAAAAGTCTGTCACTAAAAAATGCCagaaagcacaaacaaaaattGGCGCCCGTCAAGTCACCGTGGTCGACACTCCTGGACTATTTGACACGACACTCAGTAACGAGCAAGTAAGCGAGGAGCTGAAAAGATGCATCAGTCTGCTGGCTCCGGGGCCACATGTCTTCCTGCTAGTGCTGGGAATTGGACGATttacagaagaagagagggagaCGCTGAAACTCATCAAAAAAGTCTTTggaaaaaactcacaaaaattCACCATCATTCTTTTAACAAGAGGGGATGAGCTGCAGTACCATTCAATGACCCCAGAGGAATACCTGGAAGGAGGAGATGAGTTCTTTAAGAGTATTGTGCAGGAGTGTGGTGGAAGATACCAAGTGTTTaacaactacaacaaacaaACCAGACCCCAGCAGGCCAGAGAGCTGATCGAAAAGATTGATGAAATGTTGAAAGACAACGGTGGGACGTGTTTCACCAATGAAATGCTGAGAGAGGCTGAGGAAGCAATTcagaaagaaatgaagaaaatcatGAGAAGCAAACATGAAGAGATCCAGAAAACTGAAAACGAGATTAAAATACAACTTCAAGAAGAACTGGAATGGGTGCAAATGAAAGTAGAAGAAGGAAAagctgatttaaaagaaaagaaaagggtcAAAGATGCAGAGCTGGAGTACATTTATGAAAATCTCAACTACAAGAAgaccaaaagaaagaaagactttgatagaagggaagaagaagatagacgGAAGAAGGCAGAGGAAGAGCAGGAAGAGAAGGATTTTTATACAAAACTCAAACGTTTagaggaaaaattaaaaatgtcatcagatgaagaggagaaaagagaaacaCAGGAGATTTATGAGAGTCTTATTGAGAaggaagaaaacagaaagaaggaAATGAGAGAATACTGGGAAAAACACCAGGAAGAGATAAAACAGAAAGAACAACAAGCTGAGAGAAAAATCAAAACGCTTGAAAAAGaatatgaagagaaaaaaatgaactgcgaagaagaagaaaaaaaggaactaGCAGAAttagaaaaactggaaaaagaacCAATGGAAAAATATGGGAAGCTTATGGCAGAAATGTTGCAGCATCATGAAGAAAAGGCCAGATTACAGGCTGAAGAACACAACGAATTCAGAGAAAAATATGAAACCAACTTTGCCGGCCTCATGGAGGAGCACAGAGAGGAACTTCAGAAACTGGAGCAAATGCACGCTAGAGAGGTAGAGGAGGCAAAAAAACAGTATAGACTGCGGGACGAGCTCTCCAGTTTCAACGAGAAACAATTCAAAGAGGAActtcttcaaaaacaaaaggaacaaGAGAAAATGAAGAAGGAACTAGAAGAACAACTTGAAAAAGACCTGcgaaaactgaaagaaaaatatgaaaataggTGTGTAATTCAATGA
- the LOC101165124 gene encoding uncharacterized protein LOC101165124 isoform X1, giving the protein MAFQRRDSEDNIDKSLDEELHERLIELIIASTPHEAFRNELYSKPQGCSLAEVLTEGRKHEALTAGNLQLHQLEVCKTEQKERVDAIIKGRGRLCQRCGSDHKPRQCPAFNDICHLCGYTGHWAKCCRNRKQQKKTEYTNQHWRDKSQPQSMGRYHKSYLSQSYKNDRKKPNKGKIDAIQTTDSSEDDPYQREFHSVTVSEKCMHSIDAKMPREEAYTILNIKPPDVPGQKHTLRLKIDTGASGNTLPLRTYRQMYGRNRQAMNRLQKSHAKLSAYSGHRIRCYGKINIPCQWKHSEWINAMFYVVDVPGPAIVGLPTCEALNLVTVNVDSIANVSKAANKENKSQTTTKPKKANPLLHINTIEDLKKAYANQFDKLGNFSGTAKLLLKEGAEPFQDPPRKCSIHIKDKLKKELDNLVEQDVICKVEVHTDWCSSLAYSTKKDCSLRICLDPKKLNDSLKRCPHRIPTVEELNPKFANAKVFSKLDAKAGYWSIHLDEDSQLLTTFRTPFGRYCWKRLPFGLSVSQDIFQAKMDQILEGLQGVVSIADDIAVYGKNEEEHDRNLINLMERAANTGLVFNSEKCNIKQNQISFFGNQYTANGIRPDPAKVRDIQKMPTPQNKDELHRFIGMLSYLSPYIPRFADKAHTLRGLLKNDTPWVWDTNYQNCFDDLKTMITEDACLKYYDPSLTITLEVDASQKGLGVALVQNNQPIAFGSKTLTDTQSRYSNIEREMLAIVYGIQRYHTYLYGKGFIVITDHKPLVTICRKPLHAAPPRLQRMLVQVQGYNFEVMYRPGPQMVLADTLSRLPNPENSSEIELDERIDGLIFEPEDPEMYTIALINFSPDKQNTLRAETSKDLKLSALKEVILQGWPEKIQDLPKHLRAFWAFRDELGIETGVIFKGRQVLIPDSMTESILKQLHSSHQGIEKTRRLARESVYWIKMNDDIEKMCRSCSVCIEYQDANPKEPLQPHKVPTKPWQSLASDLFEVNGRHYLLTVDRYSKFPMVDEMHTTSSHAVAQKIQAYVSLFGRPDEILTDNGTQYTGEAFKRFTKEWGVKHITSSPHYPKSNGFIERHVRHIKSIVKKSLKYGGNLQMALLQIRATPIDSKLPSPAELIFGRPVTTLLPSRTDPGKEEHRLHLEQRTANMKEHHDRNSRKELPPLQPGQHVTVLNKERGTWHPATVVEKSTEPRSYIVQTPNGNQIRRCRSHLRELFKPHIQINERRNQIAEAPQQTQHQEDCNDSAETITETPCTTTTNYERQNSPPPTCTRSGRVINKPSRYKDFDL; this is encoded by the exons ATGGCTTTCCAAAGGCGTGACAGCGAGGATAATATTGATAAATCACTAG atgaagaactccaTGAACGCCTGATTGAGCTGATCATAGCCAGCACGCCGCATGAAGCTTTCAGAAATGAGCTCTACAGCAAGCCTCAAGGGTGTTCTCTGGCCGAAGTCCTGACTGAAGGACGAAAACATGAAGCTCTCACAGCAGGAAATCTCCAACTTCACCAACTTGAGGTATGCAAAACAGAGCAAAAGGAAAGAGTGGATGCTATTATCAAAGGAAGGGGAAGGCTGTGCCAAAGATGTGGATCAGATCATAAGCCACGACAATGTCCTGCTTTTAATGATATATGTCACCTATGTGGATACACAGGACACTGGGCTAaatgctgcagaaacagaaagcaacagaaaaaaacagaatataccAACCAACACTGGCGAGATAAATCTCAACCACAGTCAATGGGCAGATACCACAAAAGTTATCTGAGCCAGTCATACAAGAATGACCgtaaaaagccaaacaaaggaaaaatagaTGCCATACAAACCACAGACTCAAGTGAAGATGACCCATATCAAAGAGAGTTTCACTCTGTCACGGTCAGCGAAAAATGTATGCACAGCATTGATGCAAAAATGCCAAGAGAAGAGGCTTATACAATCCTAAATATAAAACCACCTGACGTACCTGGCCAGAAACACACACTTCGTTTAAAAATTGACACAGGTGCATCAGGGAATACCTTGCCACTACGTACATACAGACAAATGTACGGCAGAAACAGACAGGCGATGAACAGACTCCAAAAGAGCCATGCAAAACTGTCAGCCTACAGCGGACACAGGATCCGATGCTATGGGAAAATAAACATCCCATGTCAATGGAAGCACTCAGAGTGGATTAACGCCATGTTTTATGTTGTGGATGTACCAGGTCCAGCAATAGTTGGATTGCCCACATGCGAAGCACTCAACCTGGTAACTGTGAACGTGGACTCTATtgctaatgtcagcaaagcagctaacaaagaaaacaagagccagaccacaacaaaacctaaaaaagccAATCCATTGCTCCACATAAACACCATAGAAGATTTAAAGAAGGCTTATGCAAACCAGTTTGATAAGCTTGGTAACTTCAGTGGGACTGCAAAACTCCTGCTAAAAGAGGGTGCTGAACCATTTCAAGACCCACCACGCAAATGCAGTATTCACATAAAAGACAAGCTCAAAAAAGAACTTGATAATCTTGTGGAACAGGATGTGATCTGCAAAGTGGAAGTGCACACAGATTGGTGCTCCAGTCTAGCATACAGTACCAAGAAAGATTGTAGTCTACGGATATGTCTAGACCCTAAAAAACTAAACGACAGTTTAAAAAGATGCCCGCACAGGATTCCAACAGTTGAGGAATTAAATCCAAAATTTGCAAACGCAAAAGTATTTAGCAAGCTTGACGCTAAGGCAGGATACTGGTCTATACATTTGGATGAAGATTCACAACTGTTAACAACATTTCGCACTCCATTTGGCAGGTACTGCTGGAAGCGTCTACCATTTGGACTCAGTGTGTCTCAGGATATCTTTCAGGCAAAGATGGACCAGATCCTGGAAGGATTGCAAGGTGTGGTCAGCATCGCAGATGACATTGCAGTatatggaaaaaatgaagaggaaCATGATAGGAACCTAATCAACCTGATGGAGCGTGCTGCAAACACAGGTTTGGTGTTCAACagtgaaaaatgtaacattaaaCAGAACCAAATCTCATTTTTTGGTAACCAGTACACCGCCAATGGTATTCGACCTGACCCAGCCAAAGTCAGAGACATCCAAAAGATGCCAACACCACAAAACAAAGATGAGTTACACAGATTCATTGGGATGCTATCCTACCTGTCCCCCTACATACCAAGGTTCGCAGACAAAGCTCACACCCTGAGAGGACTACTGAAGAACGACACACCATGGGTATGGGACACAAACTACCAAAATTGCTTTGATGACCTTAAAACAATGATCACTGAGGACGCATGTTTGAAATACTACGATCCCAGCTTGACTATAACACTTGAAGTGGATGCATCTCAGAAAGGCTTAGGTGTTGCCCTTGTGCAAAATAACCAACCTATAGCTTTTGGATCCAAAACACTAACAGATACTCAGTCCAGATATAGCAACATTGAGCGAGAAATGCTTGCTATTGTCTATGGAATACAACGATACCACACATATCTGTACGGAAAAGGATTCATAGTGATCACAGATCACAAGCCACTTGTAACCATATGCAGAAAACCACTACACGCGGCTCCACCAAGGTTACAACGAATGCTAGTCCAAGTTCAGGGGTACAATTTCGAGGTCATGTACCGTCCTGGACCACAGATGGTCCTCGCAGACACCCTAAGTCGATTACCCAACCCAGAGAACAGCAGTGAAATAGAGCTGGATGAACGTATAGACGGACTGATTTTTGAACCGGAAGACCCTGAAATGTACACCATAGCACTAATTAACTTCTCACCTGACAAACAGAACACCCTTCGAGCAGAAACAAGCAAAGATCTCAAACTCAGTGCACTAAAGGAGGTGATTCTTCAAGGATGGCCAGAAAAAATACAGGACTTACCAAAACATCTTCGTGCCTTCTGGGCCTTCAGAGATGAACTTGGCATAGAAACAGGAGTCATATTCAAAGGCAGACAAGTGCTGATTCCCGACTCTATGACGGAGAGCATTCTAAAACAACTGCATTCCAGTCATCAAGGAATTGAGAAAACACGTCGCCTCGCAAGAGAAAGCGTATACTGGATCAAAATGAACGACGACATTGAGAAGATGTGCAGATCCTGCTCAGTGTGTATTGAATACCAGGATGCAAACCCAAAGGAACCTCTTCAACCACATAAGGTACCAACAAAGCCGTGGCAATCACTCGCATCAGATCTATTTGAGGTGAATGGTCGCCACTACTTATTAACTGTGGACAGATACTCCAAGTTCCCTATGGTGGATGAGATGCACACAACATCAAGTCATGCAGTTGCACAAAAAATACAAGCGTATGTGTCATTATTTGGACGTCCAGATGAAATACTGACGGACAACGGGACACAATACACAGGAGAAGCTTTCAAACGGTTCACAAAGGAGTGGGGAGTCAAACACATCACCAGCTCTCCTCACTACCCGAAAAGTAACGGATTCATCGAGAGACATGTACGACACATCAAATCCATCGTCAAGAAGTCACTGAAATATGGTGGAAATCTACAAATGGCACTATTACAGATCAGAGCTACACCAATCGACAGTAAACTACCATCACCTGCAGAACTGATTTTTGGGAGACCTGTCACCACCCTGCTACCAAGTCGAACAGATCCTGGCAAAGAAGAACACAGACTGCACCTAGAACAACGAACTGCAAATATGAAAGAACACCACGACAGAAACAGTCGTAAGGAGCTACCACCTCTCCAACCAGGACAACATGTGActgtgttaaataaagaaagGGGAACGTGGCACCCAGCAACTGTAGTGGAAAAGAGCACCGAGCCAAGAAGCTACATTGTCCAAACACCCAACGGAAATCAAATCAGACGCTGCAGGAGTCACCTAAGAGAACTCTTTAAACCACATATACAGATCAACGAAAGGAGGAACCAAATTGCAGAGGCACCACAACAAACCCAGCATCAAGAGGATTGCAATGACTCTGCAGAGACCATCACTGAAACCCCATGCACAACAACCACAAACTATGAAAGACAGAACAGTCCACCACCAACCTGCACACGATCTGGTAGAGTTATAAACAAACCATCTCGGTACAAGGACTTTGATCTATAA